In one window of Nocardiopsis aegyptia DNA:
- a CDS encoding helix-turn-helix domain-containing protein, translating into MRELARRTRFDHAYLSRVLTGKQRPSSALADAVDKALNAGGDLVVLVDAPPPSDDLAETGDVLEFMRRAETSDLGAGTLDVLGGAVDQLCRDYPTAPGPVLRDRSKKLLSHALGLLERRTTLAEHRELLVHVGWLSALLGCVHFDVGDRLAAETARKMAHQLGEQAGHGEIIAWAYEITAWFALSEGRYQAVVAAAEAGRAHAGISSGGVQLLVQQAKASAKLGDDQAHRLLGEAGKMLAQLPATDQPEHHFVFDPDKLTSHGATAYTWLGWDEAAGEYASEMADRYQREYRPMRLATARLNLGILAARRGALDEAVSLGEAAFESERRSGALTSWARGMLSELEDRYAGERLVVDYRERLALEAGGDR; encoded by the coding sequence GTGCGGGAACTCGCCCGCCGTACCCGCTTCGACCACGCCTACCTGTCCCGTGTCCTCACTGGGAAGCAGCGGCCCTCATCCGCGCTCGCCGACGCCGTGGACAAGGCGCTCAACGCCGGCGGGGACCTCGTCGTTTTGGTCGACGCACCGCCTCCGTCCGACGACCTGGCAGAGACCGGTGACGTCTTGGAGTTCATGCGGCGCGCGGAAACCTCCGACCTTGGGGCAGGCACCCTGGACGTCCTCGGGGGCGCCGTAGATCAACTCTGCCGCGACTACCCGACCGCGCCGGGGCCGGTCCTGCGGGACCGCTCCAAGAAGCTCCTGAGCCACGCCCTGGGGCTGTTGGAGCGGCGTACCACCCTCGCTGAACACCGGGAGCTCCTCGTCCACGTGGGGTGGCTGTCCGCGCTCCTGGGGTGTGTCCACTTCGATGTCGGTGACCGGCTCGCCGCGGAGACCGCCCGGAAGATGGCTCACCAGTTGGGCGAGCAGGCAGGGCACGGCGAGATCATCGCGTGGGCGTATGAGATCACCGCGTGGTTCGCACTGTCTGAGGGCCGGTACCAGGCGGTGGTGGCCGCTGCGGAGGCTGGCCGTGCCCACGCCGGGATTTCCAGTGGTGGCGTGCAGCTCCTCGTTCAGCAGGCCAAGGCGTCGGCGAAGTTGGGGGATGACCAGGCGCACCGGCTGCTCGGTGAGGCCGGGAAGATGCTCGCCCAGTTGCCGGCCACGGACCAGCCCGAGCACCACTTCGTGTTCGACCCGGACAAGCTCACCAGCCACGGGGCGACGGCCTACACCTGGTTGGGGTGGGATGAGGCCGCGGGCGAGTACGCGTCGGAGATGGCGGACCGGTACCAGCGCGAGTACCGGCCAATGAGGTTGGCGACGGCGCGCCTGAACTTGGGCATCCTCGCGGCGCGACGGGGCGCGTTGGATGAGGCTGTGTCCTTGGGCGAAGCGGCGTTCGAGTCCGAGCGCAGGTCGGGTGCGTTGACGTCGTGGGCGCGCGGTATGCTCTCTGAACTGGAAGACCGGTATGCGGGTGAGCGCCTGGTGGTGGACTATCGGGAGCGATTGGCGTTGGAGGCGGGCGGGGACCGGTGA
- a CDS encoding DNA cytosine methyltransferase: protein MATTSPLRTGSLCTGYGGLDLAVDALFDARPAWVADPAPGPSKILAHRWPHVTNLSDLHTIDWTTLPPVDILTAGFPCQPVSSSGHRRGISDDRWLFDDILTGLARMPERPALLIFENVRGLLTANSGEAMRRVIHGLARARFLARWRLLRASDVGAPHQRARVFLVARDALRERRSLGPNRGGPPLTRPADQALPPGAQHPAPGSRPGLDPSAWGRFAPAIRRWERTLGRPAPFPAEVGPYGPRISLRFMEWMMGLPDAWVTGGRACSTPLYATPSATGSCPSKRPPPSKT, encoded by the coding sequence ATGGCCACCACGTCACCGCTACGCACCGGGTCTCTGTGCACCGGCTACGGCGGTCTCGATCTCGCCGTAGACGCTCTCTTCGACGCCCGCCCCGCGTGGGTCGCCGACCCTGCGCCCGGGCCGTCGAAGATCCTCGCTCACCGCTGGCCGCACGTGACCAACCTCAGCGACCTGCACACCATCGACTGGACCACCCTCCCGCCGGTAGACATCCTCACCGCCGGTTTCCCCTGCCAGCCGGTCTCGTCGTCAGGCCACCGCCGAGGCATCAGCGACGACAGGTGGCTCTTCGATGACATCCTCACCGGACTCGCCCGCATGCCAGAACGACCCGCCCTGCTCATCTTCGAGAACGTGCGCGGACTGCTCACCGCCAACTCCGGCGAGGCCATGCGACGCGTCATTCACGGTCTGGCCCGCGCACGGTTTCTGGCACGATGGCGGCTTCTGCGCGCCTCCGACGTTGGCGCGCCCCACCAGCGCGCCCGCGTCTTTCTCGTTGCTCGCGACGCCCTGCGCGAGCGACGAAGCCTGGGGCCGAACCGAGGAGGACCGCCGCTCACGCGGCCTGCAGATCAAGCCCTGCCACCAGGTGCACAGCATCCTGCGCCAGGCAGCCGACCGGGGCTTGATCCCTCCGCTTGGGGACGATTCGCCCCCGCCATCCGACGGTGGGAGCGGACCCTAGGCCGACCAGCCCCGTTCCCCGCCGAGGTCGGACCCTACGGCCCCCGCATCTCGCTGCGGTTCATGGAGTGGATGATGGGCCTGCCCGACGCCTGGGTGACCGGCGGCCGGGCCTGTTCCACTCCGCTGTACGCCACGCCCTCGGCAACGGGGTCGTGCCCCAGCAAGCGGCCGCCGCCATCGAAGACCTGA
- a CDS encoding FtsK/SpoIIIE domain-containing protein: protein MNFWRDKLFAGRDPRGRAVETKMVERSYMIGGEPGGGKSVASNNVLAWFFLDPRVKVYLADGKFGFDLMVWKAMAAGVLTSKDPDDMLDFLDGVRVEMDRRYGLLRKLGVPKVTEDIAERHNLHPIVVHIDEVQYWSAGGDKKSNEKFMVMLADIVGRGRAAGIITGVITQRPAAEVVPTRLRDILSIRWALRCTTPAASDTILGSGWAGRGYSAARFEPDQRGRLPARGGFDACADAGGVHRPGAGRVAGVGGPGV from the coding sequence GTGAACTTCTGGCGTGACAAGCTGTTCGCCGGCCGGGACCCGCGCGGGCGGGCCGTCGAAACGAAGATGGTCGAACGGTCGTACATGATCGGGGGCGAACCGGGCGGTGGTAAGTCCGTGGCCAGCAACAACGTGCTGGCGTGGTTCTTCCTCGACCCGCGGGTGAAGGTGTACCTCGCTGACGGCAAGTTCGGGTTCGACCTCATGGTGTGGAAGGCGATGGCGGCCGGTGTGCTGACCAGCAAGGACCCGGACGACATGCTCGACTTCCTCGACGGAGTACGCGTCGAGATGGACCGTCGGTACGGGCTCCTGCGCAAGCTCGGGGTCCCGAAGGTCACCGAGGACATCGCGGAGCGGCACAACCTGCACCCGATCGTGGTGCACATCGACGAGGTCCAGTACTGGTCGGCGGGCGGGGACAAGAAGTCGAACGAGAAGTTCATGGTGATGCTCGCGGACATCGTCGGGCGGGGACGCGCGGCCGGGATCATCACGGGCGTCATCACGCAGCGGCCCGCGGCTGAGGTGGTGCCGACCAGGTTGAGGGACATCCTGTCGATCCGGTGGGCGCTGCGGTGCACGACGCCGGCCGCCTCGGACACGATCCTCGGTTCGGGGTGGGCGGGCCGCGGCTACTCGGCCGCGCGGTTCGAGCCGGACCAGCGGGGCCGGCTACCTGCTCGCGGAGGGTTCGACGCCTGCGCAGACGCGGGCGGCGTTCATCGACCCGGAGCGGGGCGAGTTGCAGGCGTTGGCGGACCGGGCGTATGA